The Gemmatimonadaceae bacterium genome has a window encoding:
- a CDS encoding fasciclin domain-containing protein, protein MRTSRTALPALLALLTLAGCGGGAESGATADAAPAAGQANVQDNDSAKDVVKIAVGSKDHTTLVAALQAGDLVNALANAGPFTVFAPTNAAFDKLPKGTVDDLLKPANKEKLRLVLQHHVTTSALDVDQFSDGQVLSMADGTNATIHKKGADTFIIDAKILASVRGSNGMVHVVDGVIVP, encoded by the coding sequence ATGCGCACGTCCCGTACCGCCCTTCCTGCCTTACTCGCGCTCCTCACGCTCGCCGGGTGCGGCGGCGGCGCCGAGTCCGGCGCCACGGCCGATGCCGCGCCAGCGGCCGGCCAGGCCAATGTGCAGGACAACGACTCCGCGAAGGATGTCGTCAAGATCGCGGTTGGCTCCAAGGACCACACGACGCTCGTCGCCGCGCTGCAGGCTGGCGATCTCGTCAACGCGCTCGCCAACGCCGGGCCGTTCACCGTCTTCGCGCCGACCAACGCGGCGTTCGACAAGCTGCCCAAGGGCACGGTCGACGACCTGCTGAAGCCCGCGAACAAGGAGAAGCTGCGCCTCGTGCTCCAGCACCACGTCACGACCTCCGCCCTCGACGTCGATCAGTTCAGCGATGGACAGGTCCTCTCCATGGCCGACGGCACGAACGCCACCATCCACAAGAAGGGCGCCGACACGTTCATCATCGACGCGAAGATCCTCGCCTCGGTGCGCGGCTCCAATGGGATGGTGCATGTGGTGGATGGGGTGATAGTGCCCTAA